CGCATGAGTTGAACAACCCCCTGACTTCCGTCCTTGGGTTTTCCGAGTTGATGAAGCACGCCGTTGTCGCGCCGAAGGACAAGCATTACCTGGATGTGTTGAACAAGAGCGCGCTGCGGTGCCAGAAAATTGTCCAGGCTCTGCTCAGCTTTGCCCGGCGGCAATCCCCCGAACGAAAACCAACCCTGGTTAACGAGCTCATCGAAGCCTCTGTGGACCTGCTGCAATACCAGCTGCGCAAAGGCAGCGTGAAGGTCATCACGAGGTTTGATGGAGAGCTGCCAGAGATTTTGGTGGATCCACACCAGATGCAGCAGGTCTTCGTCAACCTTCTCAACAACGCACGACAGGCAATCGAAGCCAGCCAGACCGAGGGGTGGATTCGGATCAGGACAGAAACGGATTCGCGACGAGTTCGCATTATTTTTCAGGACAATGGACCCGGCATCTCTCCTGAGAATCTAGCCCGGATCTTCGATCCCTTCTTCACCACGAAGGGAGTCGGGGAAGGCACTGGGCTGGGACTAAGCCTCTGTTACGGGATTGTGAAGGAGCACGGCGGCGTCATCACGGCGAACAGCCGGCCAGGCGAAGGAGCCACATTTTCGATCGAGCTGCCGCTCACAGAACGTCCAGCCCAGGATGGGGCGGCGGCGGCGCGGCGCGCCGAGATGCCGGCGGCGCGACTCGGGCGCGGCAAGCGCATCCTCGTTGTGGACGATGAGGAACCGATCCGCGTTCTATTGCGCGAATCCCTGACGCCCGAGGGATACGAAGTGGATGTTGCGGCGGACGGTGAAAGCGGACTGCGCCAGCTGAGCGGGAAGCATTACGACCTAATGCTGTGCGACTGGAAGATGCCGGGCTTGAACGGCGAGCAGGTTTACGAACGTATCCGCGCCATCGATCCCGATTTCTGCCGGCGAATCATCTTCATTACAGGCGACATCGTGAGCGAGCAAACCCGGCGATTCCTCGATGAGCAGCATCGCATCTGCCTTTCAAAGCCATTCAGCCTCTCCGAGATTCACGCAGCCCTGAGACGGGTGATGTCCAATTGATCCCAGGAAATTTTGGAGGATCCAGGCGTGGTTCAACACATTCGTTTTTCACGCCGCCTTCGATATCTTGAATGCCGGTTCTTCTGCGGGACTCGCCTCGACAAACCGTTTCCTGTCCTTCATGATGCCCCCCGGTCGCACGCGTGGACAACGACTGAAAGCTGCTGGCTGCAATGTTCCGAAGTAACGGCATACAAACTCATCGAAGTTCAGTGACGGATGTCTCTGGGTTGTTCCTTGGCAAACACCCTGTTCTCCCGCAACGCTCAGCCTGATCGGATCTGCCATGCCTCAGGACCATCGACTTCAAGCCCAGCGATTCGAACTGAAATACCTGGTGCCTGAAGAAATGGTTGCGGGCATCCGCGACTTTGTCCGCTGCTACCTCGAGCTGGACGACTTCTCAGCGGGGCGCGCCAACAACTCGTATGATATCCACAGTGTTTACCTGGATTCGGCGGACCTGCATACGTGCCAGGCGACGCGGAATGGCGACAAGAACCGGTTCAAGCTCAGGCTGCGCTACTACAATGACGACCCGCAGACGCCAGTGTTCTTCGAGATCAAGCAGCGCGTTGACAATGCGATTCTGAAGCAGCGCTGTCCGGTGCGCCGTGAAGCGGTTCCGCTTCTGATGTCAGGACAACTGCCGGATCCCGAACATCTTTTTTCCGAGGAACCACGGCACCTGGTTGCGCTGCAGCGTTTCCAATATTTGCAATATCAATTGGGCGCTGTTCCACGGATGCATAACAATTACCTCCGGGAAGCATGGGTTCCGGTTTCAGGAAATGCAGTTCGGGTGACTTTTGACCGGAACATCCGCATAGAACCGTATTTCGCCTACCAGGCCCCAGTCGCGATGGCTCGTCCCCGGCGGATTTACGAGGATGTGGTGGTTCTCGAGTTGAAATTCACAGGCCGGTTTCCAAACTGGTTGCGCGAGCTTGCAGACTCTTTCAATCTCTCACGCGGAACGGCGTCCAAATATTGCGGCGGCGTTGATGTCCTTGGCGATTTCCATTTCCGGCCGCGTGTCGAAGACTTGATCCAAGCCGGAACCGCCAGGCAGGAACATTATGTCGGCGCCTCATCTGGAACAACGATGACCGAACTCGGACAAACCGCCGTTGCGCGGGTGTGAAATGTGGATGACAAACTATGACTGACTGGCTCTTTCGTGGTGATTACGGAATCGCGCCCACCAATTTTGCCGCCCTGTTTCTGTCGCTGTTGCTGGCGTTCGTCTGCGGCCATGCTGTGGCCTGGGCCTATATCTGGACCCACACAGGTCTGTCTTATTCGCGTTCCTATGTCAGCACGTTAATTCTGATCCCGGTGATCGTTGCGCTCGTCATGCTCGTGCTGGCCAACAACATCGTCATTGCATTTGGGTTGATGGCGATTTTCGCGATGGTCCGTTTCCGAAGCGTTTTGCGCGACACCCTCGACACCACCTACGTGCTGGCCGTGATTGTCATTGGGCTCGCCTGCGGAACCTTGAAATACAGTTCGGCCATTATCGGCTGTCTCATGACCGTCGGCCTAATGTTCTATTTCTGGCTCACAGGCTTTGGCACGCGGCAGCGATACGATCTGATCTTGAACGTCCAATGGGCGCGGCCTCCGTCCGAACTTCCCGAACTGCTGCGGCTGCTCCATCGGCACAGCCGGTCCGTTCAATGCGCCAGCCAGCGCACCAGTGAAGCGTTTCCCGGCATGGATGTTTCGTATCGATTGCTGCTCCGCAATCCCGCTGCGACGCATCATTTGATGGAAGAACTGAAGGCTATTCCAGGCGTGACGCGAGCCTCAAGCCTGGGCGCGAGCGATGAATCCGAACTATGAAGCTCGAGCCACTCAAGCCGGTTCCCACACCGCTTCCCCAGCGCCTTCGCGATCTGCGCATGCGGTTCATTCCACCGATTGTCTGCATCGGGGCGATGTTGGTGATTGGCCTGGTTTGGAAAGACACCGTCAGCCCGCCCACCATGGTCGGCCAGGCAGAACCGATCGTTTCCAACATCAGCTCGTATCAACCCGGCATTCTCGCCGAACTGACAGTGCGGCGGTTCGAGCGGGTCCGCGCGGGTCAGGTGATTGGCAAAGTGCTCGTCGCGCACCCCGAACTTCTAAGCGCCTCACTCGACGTCATCCGCTCGGAAATTGAGGAGCTTCAGACCGATCCCCAGAGGCTCTACACCGAGCGACGGTACGCCGTGGACTTCGCGCAACTGCGGCAGAACTGGATGCGCCATCGGGTCGACCTCGCCAGTGCCAAGGCCAACCTGCAGTTTGCCGAGGCCGAATTATTGCGGCACGAAAAATTGCTGGCGGCCAAAATGGTTTCGCAAACCGAATACGATCTGGCGAAATCCAATCGCGACTCCCTTGTGGAAGAGGTGAACGAGCTCACGCAATTGGTGAACGACGGCCAAATTGCATTCGACTCCATGCAGGGCACCAACTGGGCGGGCAATGCGACAGAGTCCGGGGTCGCCGCCTGGCAGGAGGCACGTCTTCGACTCGCCGCGGCCGAGTTGCAACCGATCATCCTCACAGCACCGATCGACGGGATCATCACGGTTGTTTCAAACCACCCTGGCGAATCGGTATCTGCCGGAACCACCATCGTAACGATTGCCAGTCTCAGCCCGGTCCGAATCGTGGGCTATTTGAAAACACCTTTCAGCGCAGACCCACAGCCTGGCGCGCGCGTTGCAGTTCGCACACGCGGGATTCGCCGGCAGGTGGCGGAAACGATCATTACCGAGGTCGGCACGCAGTTGGAACTGCTCCCGATGCACATGCAGAGCGCGCTGCGATTTGCCAATCTTGAGATCGGACTCCCGGTGGAAATCGAGCTGCCTCCCGAGCTGAAACTTCGGGCCGGGGAACTGGTCGACATCAGCATTATCACGAATTAATTCGGTTTCCGGTCCATTCCTCTTTTCAGTTCGCCGGGGTGGATTATCTTCTTCCCCTATGCCTTGTCCGTCTGAACCGACGCCAACGCGCGGCAC
Above is a genomic segment from Verrucomicrobiia bacterium containing:
- a CDS encoding DUF4956 domain-containing protein is translated as MTDWLFRGDYGIAPTNFAALFLSLLLAFVCGHAVAWAYIWTHTGLSYSRSYVSTLILIPVIVALVMLVLANNIVIAFGLMAIFAMVRFRSVLRDTLDTTYVLAVIVIGLACGTLKYSSAIIGCLMTVGLMFYFWLTGFGTRQRYDLILNVQWARPPSELPELLRLLHRHSRSVQCASQRTSEAFPGMDVSYRLLLRNPAATHHLMEELKAIPGVTRASSLGASDESEL
- a CDS encoding polyphosphate polymerase domain-containing protein gives rise to the protein MPQDHRLQAQRFELKYLVPEEMVAGIRDFVRCYLELDDFSAGRANNSYDIHSVYLDSADLHTCQATRNGDKNRFKLRLRYYNDDPQTPVFFEIKQRVDNAILKQRCPVRREAVPLLMSGQLPDPEHLFSEEPRHLVALQRFQYLQYQLGAVPRMHNNYLREAWVPVSGNAVRVTFDRNIRIEPYFAYQAPVAMARPRRIYEDVVVLELKFTGRFPNWLRELADSFNLSRGTASKYCGGVDVLGDFHFRPRVEDLIQAGTARQEHYVGASSGTTMTELGQTAVARV
- a CDS encoding HlyD family efflux transporter periplasmic adaptor subunit, coding for MKLEPLKPVPTPLPQRLRDLRMRFIPPIVCIGAMLVIGLVWKDTVSPPTMVGQAEPIVSNISSYQPGILAELTVRRFERVRAGQVIGKVLVAHPELLSASLDVIRSEIEELQTDPQRLYTERRYAVDFAQLRQNWMRHRVDLASAKANLQFAEAELLRHEKLLAAKMVSQTEYDLAKSNRDSLVEEVNELTQLVNDGQIAFDSMQGTNWAGNATESGVAAWQEARLRLAAAELQPIILTAPIDGIITVVSNHPGESVSAGTTIVTIASLSPVRIVGYLKTPFSADPQPGARVAVRTRGIRRQVAETIITEVGTQLELLPMHMQSALRFANLEIGLPVEIELPPELKLRAGELVDISIITN